A genomic segment from Dermacentor silvarum isolate Dsil-2018 chromosome 11, BIME_Dsil_1.4, whole genome shotgun sequence encodes:
- the LOC119433740 gene encoding NAD kinase 2, mitochondrial produces MRYCACRFLHRAVAVNRPSAASLSSDDTLLNGGAVTGRWCDRLRSQAETCKRGGERAMKQIWRAALRRNYASSHASSSSASVRHRGGTARTGNLLLLLAPIRSAAYYPACRLGVAPAAAMHFSTSSTAAAAEFGSAEEEPVFRPRRALVLTKFSRYEFEKRRHAHLTEEQLVQDLESRGSDYNSLVHHHKIHTKNRELVVNTLRQNGIETRLVDRFDYTDSNIDWADVIFTTGGDGTFLMAASKVHTRDKPIIGINSDPSRSVGYLCLPGHYTENFPLALKRLLTGKFQWMWRQRLRVTLKGEHAFDPPVELHDQQLQYPEYRFLDCWQEQHRKPTADDGGPQHSSAGDAVHMLPVRSLNEVFVGESLSSRVSYYELSVDGSPRTKLKSSGLTICSGTGSTSWSFNINKVTPQCIQRILDIVSAETGVDLPTRDPKLIERVTTNFNNSLIFDPSNCRMAYTIRDPVVFGTDFNSKPRGFA; encoded by the exons ATGCGCTACTGCGCCTGCAGATTCCTGCACCGTGCGGTGGCCGTGAACCGGCCCAGCGCTGCCTCGCTATCATCTGACGACACGCTCCTCAACGGAGGCGCAGTGACCGGGCGGTGGTGTGACCGGCTGCGGTCGCAGGCCGAAACATGTAAGCGCGGCGGCGAGCGTGCGATGAAGCAGATCTGGAGAGCGGCCCTGCGCAGAAACTACGCGAGCAGCCATGCCAGTTCGTCGTCGGCGTCCGTGAGGCATCGCGGCGGGACCGCCCGGACCGGTaatctgctgctgctgttggcccCGATCCGGTCGGCGGCCTACTACCCCGCTTGCCGTCTGGGTGTCGCGCCGGCAGCTGCCATGCATTTCTCGACGAGCAGCACGGCCGCTGCTGCGGAGTTCGGCAGCGCCGAGGAGGAGCCCGTGTTTCGGCCCCGGCGTGCGCTGGTGCTCACCAAGTTCTCGCGCTACGAGTTCGAGAAGCGACGGCACGCGCACCTGACCGAGGAGCAGCTGGTGCAAGAT CTGGAGTCCCGGGGCTCGGACTACAACAGCCTTGTCCACCACCACAAGATCCACACCAAGAACCGGGAGCTCGTGGTCAACACTCTCAGGCAA AATGGCATTGAGACACGCCTCGTGGACCGGTTTGACTACACAGACAGCAACATCGACTGGGCAGACGTCATCTTCACGACAGGGGGCGATGGCACATTCCTCATGGCGGCCAGCAAGGTCCACACGCGCGACAAACCCATCATAGGCATCAACAGTGATCCTTCCAG GTCTGTCGGGTACCTCTGTCTCCCCGGCCACTACACGGAGAACTTCCCACTCGCGCTGAAACGGCTACTGACGGGGAAATTTCA GTGGATGTGGCGGCAGCGGCTGCGCGTGACTCTCAAAGGGGAGCATGCATTCGACCCACCGGTCGAGCTTCATGACCAACAGCTGCAGTACCCAGAGTACCGCTTCCTCGACTGCTGGCAGGAGCAGCACCGCAAGCCGACCGCCGACGACGGTGGTCCGCAGCACTCCTCGGCGGGCGATGCCGTGCACATGCTCCCCGTACGATCCCTCAACGAGGTGTTTGTCGGCGAGTCGCTCTCGTCACG AGTGTCCTACTATGAGCTCTCGGTGGACGGTTCACCACGGACGAAGCTCAAGAGCTCGGGCCTGACCATCTGCTCCGGTACAGGGTCCACCTCGTGGTCCTTCAACATCAACAAGGTCACGCCGCAGTGCATACAGAGGATCCTCGACATTG TATCTGCTGAGACTGGTGTGGACCTGCCAACACGGGACCCCAAGCTTATCGAGCGCGTCACGACAAATTTCAACAACTCGCTTATCTTCGACCCCTCCAATTGCCGCATGGCCTACACCATACGGGATCCTGTTGTTTTCG